A DNA window from Paenibacillus sp. HWE-109 contains the following coding sequences:
- a CDS encoding ABC transporter substrate-binding protein, protein MNKRMFGLLAISTALLVTTACSNGGGNGGSGKKIEISFTDVAPSPEREKFFNEIIADFEKENTNIKVKLETVPWDQAFAKLTTQGQSKTMPDVVNVYPAWLTSFVPAGYLEPISTQYDTWDKKDNLTAFIKNVTIEKQQREPYKDVYYIPDAFMGGAMFIRTDWMKEAKLELPKTWDELFNVAEKLTDPSKNRYGYSFRGARGGFDQIFAYIFSVTKGESYEADGTSVLLRPEALAAFKRYTDMYKKSYAPKDSINWGYQEMVQGFTSGVTGMLFQTTEVVATAQASMKDGTWTVIPSPTDADGNTYGGAGASWGYSISKNSKNKEAAWKFIEFLSKPESNNKYSKTMTMIPIMQDSLKDPEFGQGPMKGFIDGLNDPKLIPPADYGKFPELGEFRESIMDAEVQKYLLGTQSAEDTMKHLGDFLTKGQQKFMKDHPDTPVPHAANYKG, encoded by the coding sequence ATGAATAAAAGAATGTTTGGTTTACTAGCTATTAGCACGGCATTGCTAGTTACAACCGCTTGCAGCAACGGCGGCGGAAATGGAGGTTCAGGCAAGAAGATTGAAATCAGCTTCACTGACGTTGCGCCATCGCCTGAAAGAGAGAAGTTCTTTAATGAAATCATTGCTGATTTCGAAAAAGAAAATACGAATATCAAAGTGAAATTGGAAACAGTTCCTTGGGATCAAGCGTTTGCAAAGCTTACAACACAAGGTCAAAGCAAAACAATGCCCGATGTCGTCAACGTTTACCCAGCTTGGTTAACATCTTTTGTTCCGGCAGGCTATTTGGAGCCGATTTCGACCCAATATGATACATGGGATAAGAAAGATAATCTTACAGCCTTCATAAAAAATGTAACAATCGAAAAACAACAGCGTGAACCATACAAAGATGTTTATTACATCCCGGACGCTTTTATGGGCGGAGCAATGTTCATAAGAACAGATTGGATGAAAGAGGCTAAATTAGAGTTACCTAAAACATGGGATGAATTGTTTAATGTTGCTGAGAAATTAACAGATCCATCCAAAAACCGCTATGGTTATTCATTCCGTGGAGCTCGTGGAGGGTTTGACCAAATCTTTGCTTACATTTTCTCTGTTACAAAAGGCGAAAGCTATGAAGCAGACGGCACATCGGTTCTCCTAAGACCTGAAGCATTGGCTGCATTCAAGAGATACACCGATATGTATAAAAAAAGCTACGCTCCAAAGGACTCCATTAATTGGGGATATCAAGAAATGGTGCAGGGCTTCACATCTGGGGTAACCGGAATGCTATTTCAAACGACTGAAGTTGTAGCTACAGCACAAGCCTCTATGAAGGATGGTACTTGGACGGTTATTCCTAGTCCTACTGATGCAGATGGCAACACATATGGTGGAGCAGGAGCTTCATGGGGCTACAGCATTTCCAAAAACTCTAAGAATAAAGAAGCAGCTTGGAAATTTATTGAGTTCTTATCCAAACCGGAAAGCAACAATAAATATAGTAAAACAATGACAATGATTCCAATTATGCAAGATTCGCTTAAGGATCCAGAGTTTGGTCAAGGTCCAATGAAAGGCTTTATCGATGGATTGAATGATCCGAAGCTGATACCACCTGCTGATTATGGCAAATTCCCTGAGCTTGGTGAATTCAGAGAAAGCATTATGGATGCTGAAGTACAAAAATATTTATTGGGTACACAATCAGCAGAAGATACGATGAAGCATTTGGGAGACTTCTTAACGAAGGGACAACAGAAATTTATGAAAGATCATCCTGACACTCCAGTACCACATGCAGCAAATTATAAAGGCTAA
- a CDS encoding AraC family transcriptional regulator — translation MQQPLIKNFINDHLLPLDIVFKDKKTPNRELPEHLHDRFELVYVYSGKGTFFLNQMLYEMNEGDLFIIPGNTIHQALPDSEFPITATAVYFDPQLIGHYSAGDSFTNRQVFERARKYKSYKLVVPAAMRPHLEEKLKQMHEELERHEAGFRYAVQLDLNSLLISINRLILKESHHQLAASDIGPPWLLNLLQHLDQFHTEQIAGLSYLAKHTSVSAAHLSRVFKQLTGMNITDYVNAKRISTAKELLLTTDLGIDTIAHNCGYESLPYFHKLFKKFTGVTPGVYRRKLINEISFQLDSMT, via the coding sequence ATGCAACAACCGCTTATAAAGAACTTTATTAATGACCACCTCTTACCATTGGACATTGTCTTTAAGGACAAAAAGACACCAAATCGTGAACTGCCAGAGCATCTTCATGATCGCTTTGAATTGGTTTATGTTTATAGTGGAAAAGGTACGTTTTTCTTAAACCAAATGCTCTACGAGATGAATGAAGGGGACCTCTTCATCATTCCTGGAAATACCATTCATCAGGCATTGCCAGATTCCGAATTTCCAATTACCGCCACCGCTGTCTATTTTGACCCGCAACTGATCGGACATTATTCAGCAGGTGATTCGTTTACGAATAGGCAAGTTTTTGAGCGAGCCCGAAAATATAAGAGCTATAAGCTTGTTGTCCCAGCAGCCATGCGCCCTCATCTCGAAGAAAAACTCAAACAAATGCATGAAGAATTGGAACGACACGAAGCCGGTTTTAGATACGCAGTTCAACTAGATTTAAATAGCCTTCTCATCAGCATTAATCGTTTGATATTAAAAGAATCCCATCATCAACTGGCCGCGTCCGATATCGGCCCCCCCTGGTTACTAAACTTACTTCAACACTTAGATCAGTTTCACACTGAACAAATCGCTGGACTTTCGTATTTGGCTAAGCACACTTCAGTCTCAGCCGCTCATTTATCTAGGGTGTTTAAACAACTAACCGGGATGAACATCACCGACTATGTGAATGCCAAGCGAATTTCAACTGCAAAGGAGCTGCTTTTAACTACCGACTTAGGTATTGATACGATCGCCCACAATTGCGGTTATGAGAGCTTACCTTATTTTCATAAGTTATTTAAGAAGTTTACTGGCGTTACCCCAGGCGTATATCGAAGAAAATTAATTAATGAAATTAGCTTCCAATTAGACAGCATGACATAA
- a CDS encoding MDR family MFS transporter: MLSLMIGTFFSILNETLLNIAFPQLIIELDVPAPTLQWLATGYMLVVGVLVPASALLVQWFTTRQMFLGAMIIFTLGTLVCGIAPQFSVMLSGRLLQAVGTGLMLPVLMNTILVLYPPEKRGAAMGTIGLVIMFAPAIGPTLSGLILESLNWRWLFFLVLPFSVFSIVFAFIYLKNVSEPIKPKVDVTSIVLSTIGFGGLVYGLSISGEGDMNWLNPRVYGFVLVGVISLLLFVYRQLRLKEPLLDLRAFKYSMLSLAAILMIIMMMTFFSTMSLLPFMFQGALGLTVVTSGLLMLPGSLLNGLISPLMGKLFDRFGPRALVVPGAAFLVVIMWFFTRVSIETTQMTYIILHVCLMVAISMIMMPIQTNGLNQLPPHYYPHGTAILNTLQQVAGAIGVAFFIGTMSAGQRNFLEQSSDPTSPLQISQGMVVGVHNAFMIGFGFAIVAFILSLFIKRTVTPKD, encoded by the coding sequence ATGTTATCACTGATGATTGGAACATTTTTTTCCATATTAAACGAAACACTGCTGAACATTGCTTTTCCCCAACTCATCATTGAATTAGATGTGCCAGCTCCCACGCTTCAATGGTTGGCAACTGGCTATATGCTTGTTGTAGGGGTGTTGGTTCCCGCTTCAGCCTTGTTGGTGCAATGGTTTACAACCCGACAAATGTTTTTGGGAGCCATGATCATATTTACTCTGGGTACGCTTGTATGCGGGATCGCGCCCCAATTCTCCGTAATGCTGAGCGGTCGTTTGCTGCAAGCCGTTGGAACTGGATTGATGCTGCCTGTGCTCATGAACACGATCCTGGTACTTTATCCACCGGAAAAGCGGGGAGCTGCCATGGGGACCATCGGACTTGTCATTATGTTCGCTCCAGCCATTGGGCCGACGTTATCGGGTCTCATTCTGGAATCGTTGAATTGGAGATGGTTGTTTTTTCTCGTATTGCCATTTTCCGTTTTCTCTATCGTATTCGCGTTCATTTATTTGAAAAATGTTTCTGAGCCTATAAAGCCCAAGGTAGACGTAACATCTATCGTCTTGTCCACGATTGGTTTCGGGGGTCTTGTATACGGACTTAGCATCTCAGGTGAAGGAGATATGAACTGGTTAAATCCTCGTGTATACGGGTTCGTATTGGTCGGGGTCATCTCATTACTTCTTTTTGTATATAGACAATTACGATTGAAGGAACCTTTATTAGATCTTCGAGCGTTCAAGTATTCGATGCTTTCTCTAGCCGCCATCCTAATGATTATTATGATGATGACGTTTTTTTCGACGATGTCGCTATTGCCTTTTATGTTTCAGGGTGCTCTGGGTCTAACTGTCGTAACCTCGGGTCTTCTCATGCTGCCAGGTAGTCTTCTGAACGGGCTTATTTCCCCATTGATGGGCAAGCTGTTTGATCGATTTGGTCCAAGGGCGCTTGTTGTCCCTGGAGCAGCATTCCTGGTCGTCATTATGTGGTTCTTTACGCGAGTATCTATAGAGACTACTCAAATGACATATATCATCCTGCACGTCTGTTTGATGGTAGCGATCTCCATGATCATGATGCCGATCCAGACGAATGGATTAAACCAGCTTCCGCCACACTATTACCCGCATGGCACGGCTATCTTAAATACGCTACAACAGGTAGCTGGTGCGATTGGTGTTGCCTTCTTCATCGGCACGATGTCGGCAGGACAGCGTAATTTCCTAGAACAGTCGTCAGATCCTACTTCACCCCTCCAAATTTCTCAAGGTATGGTTGTCGGCGTTCACAACGCCTTTATGATTGGTTTTGGCTTTGCTATTGTCGCCTTTATTCTGTCATTGTTCATTAAACGCACCGTAACACCTAAAGATTAA
- a CDS encoding carbohydrate ABC transporter permease, translated as MNKKQRTLIVIVRFVVLLGYLLMVLAPFYWLFITSLKPKLEILTTNIQYWPKHITFDNYIYLFKTSNFAVFFKNSIILSLATGFFGTSLAVLGGYAMARFKFRGHKLVIYGLLLTQLIPGVLVLVPTIIMYSKLGLINTMGGLILFYTVGTIPFSLILMRSFFDRIPMDLEEAAWIDGCNKMQSLFKIILPLMVPGVIATFIFAFIGAWNDLFGAVMFISSDSLKTIPVGLNMFIHNYDIDWGVMTAGGIAATVPSLIMFAVVQRFVVEGMTDGAIKG; from the coding sequence ATGAACAAAAAACAACGTACACTTATTGTTATCGTCCGTTTTGTTGTTTTGTTGGGTTATCTGCTGATGGTATTAGCGCCATTCTATTGGCTATTCATCACATCGTTAAAACCCAAATTGGAGATCCTTACAACAAATATTCAGTATTGGCCGAAACATATTACATTCGACAATTACATCTACCTTTTTAAAACCTCTAATTTTGCCGTATTTTTTAAGAACAGCATTATTCTTTCATTAGCTACCGGATTTTTTGGTACTTCTCTGGCTGTTCTTGGCGGTTATGCGATGGCAAGATTCAAATTCAGAGGACATAAACTTGTCATTTACGGCTTGCTGTTAACACAATTGATTCCAGGTGTCCTCGTATTAGTACCGACGATTATTATGTATTCCAAGCTGGGCTTAATCAACACAATGGGCGGACTCATCCTTTTTTACACAGTGGGGACTATTCCATTTAGCTTGATCTTAATGCGGAGCTTTTTCGATCGAATTCCGATGGACCTTGAAGAAGCTGCATGGATCGACGGCTGCAACAAAATGCAGTCACTGTTCAAAATCATTCTGCCTCTAATGGTACCTGGTGTGATTGCAACCTTCATCTTTGCCTTTATTGGAGCGTGGAACGATCTGTTTGGAGCTGTCATGTTTATAAGCAGCGACAGTTTAAAAACAATTCCAGTAGGATTGAACATGTTTATACACAATTATGATATTGACTGGGGTGTCATGACGGCTGGAGGCATAGCAGCAACCGTTCCATCGTTGATTATGTTTGCCGTTGTGCAGCGATTTGTTGTTGAAGGAATGACAGATGGGGCTATAAAAGGGTAG
- a CDS encoding CehA/McbA family metallohydrolase produces MKQHKFISSYLESDISLKWLRGNHHGHSTRSDGTDEPLTIVRAYEEAGYDYFALSEHDLLLRREELQPYTKMCVIPAVEVAAKDEQTLQYLGADRVLPAYSLTPREIMDGVHQAGGLCIFNHPNFKPFPEYATDEMLDTMEGIKGIEIYTGVIERLFGQALATDRWDYLLSKGWRVYGHATDDQHERVDQFIAWNCVQWPDSQAIDPEGIVAALSEGRFYASTGVSISNIEAKDNNQCISIESDADEVHWISRNGVILKKVSGGSSSLTMKELRENPRLHNKELSEAIYVRIECLGRGNKRAWSQPFWIVPEE; encoded by the coding sequence ATGAAGCAGCATAAATTTATTTCGTCCTACTTAGAGTCAGACATCAGCCTCAAATGGCTTCGCGGCAATCATCATGGACATTCGACGAGGTCGGATGGCACCGACGAGCCTTTAACAATTGTGCGTGCTTATGAGGAAGCTGGATACGATTACTTTGCCCTTTCCGAACATGATCTTTTACTCAGACGAGAAGAACTACAGCCCTATACGAAGATGTGTGTAATCCCGGCCGTTGAGGTCGCGGCTAAAGACGAGCAAACTCTTCAATACCTTGGAGCTGACAGAGTACTTCCTGCGTATTCATTGACACCCAGGGAAATTATGGATGGAGTGCATCAGGCCGGAGGACTTTGCATTTTCAATCATCCCAACTTCAAGCCCTTTCCTGAATATGCGACAGATGAAATGCTCGATACGATGGAAGGTATTAAAGGTATAGAAATCTATACTGGGGTTATCGAAAGACTTTTCGGACAGGCTTTAGCGACTGATCGCTGGGACTATCTGTTGAGTAAGGGATGGAGGGTTTATGGCCATGCAACGGATGACCAGCATGAACGGGTAGATCAATTTATAGCTTGGAACTGTGTGCAGTGGCCAGATTCGCAAGCCATTGATCCAGAAGGAATTGTTGCCGCACTTTCAGAGGGACGTTTTTATGCATCAACGGGAGTATCCATTTCAAATATTGAAGCAAAAGATAACAATCAGTGTATTTCTATAGAATCCGATGCTGATGAAGTTCATTGGATTAGTCGAAATGGGGTTATATTGAAAAAAGTTAGTGGAGGTTCTTCCTCTTTAACCATGAAGGAATTGCGTGAGAATCCCAGATTACACAATAAAGAACTGAGTGAAGCAATCTATGTACGTATCGAGTGCTTAGGGCGTGGTAACAAGAGAGCGTGGTCCCAACCATTTTGGATTGTCCCTGAAGAGTGA
- a CDS encoding carbohydrate ABC transporter permease, whose protein sequence is MRKNEPYLLLFPSFFLLFIFLAYPLLSSIMYAFQSYKLTAPNDIAFNGIENFKAVLMDNNFPLIMKNTIIWVVLTVGAQFVLGLILALALSRPFPLRNVYQAVVFLPWAVSSFVIGLTFRWFFNTEYGPVNDILLKLGIIHDKIYFLSDPKMALYSVIIAMAWTGIPFFAIMLLAAMQSIPHEIYEAAEMDGAGIISRFWNVTFSYIKQTILITLLLRTIWVFSSAELIYIMTTGGPANSSNTLASYMFMKAFASLNYGQAAAIGLFFMVLLLLFTFVFLRLTKFEKAGNL, encoded by the coding sequence ATGCGTAAGAATGAACCGTATCTACTGCTCTTTCCTAGTTTTTTTCTACTATTTATTTTTCTGGCGTATCCCTTATTGAGTTCGATCATGTACGCCTTCCAAAGCTATAAGCTGACCGCCCCTAATGATATTGCTTTTAACGGAATTGAGAACTTTAAAGCTGTTCTTATGGATAATAACTTTCCGTTAATTATGAAAAACACGATAATCTGGGTCGTTTTAACGGTAGGTGCGCAATTTGTGCTCGGTTTAATTCTCGCTTTGGCTTTGAGTCGCCCATTTCCTTTGCGTAATGTTTATCAGGCTGTCGTTTTCCTGCCATGGGCAGTTTCCTCCTTTGTCATTGGCTTGACGTTCCGCTGGTTTTTTAATACAGAGTACGGACCTGTCAATGATATTCTGTTGAAGCTTGGGATCATTCACGATAAAATTTATTTCCTTTCCGATCCTAAAATGGCGCTATACTCGGTTATTATTGCCATGGCCTGGACGGGAATTCCTTTCTTTGCAATTATGCTGCTTGCAGCGATGCAATCTATTCCGCATGAGATTTACGAAGCGGCGGAAATGGATGGGGCGGGCATAATTTCTAGGTTTTGGAATGTTACCTTTAGTTATATCAAGCAAACCATTCTGATTACATTACTGCTAAGAACCATTTGGGTGTTTTCATCTGCCGAATTGATCTATATTATGACGACTGGCGGACCTGCAAATTCATCCAATACCTTAGCTTCCTATATGTTCATGAAAGCTTTTGCATCGCTAAACTACGGTCAAGCGGCGGCTATCGGTCTATTCTTTATGGTGTTATTACTCCTATTTACTTTTGTTTTCCTTCGACTCACTAAGTTTGAAAAGGCAGGTAACTTATAA